From a region of the Pseudoclavibacter endophyticus genome:
- a CDS encoding molybdopterin molybdotransferase MoeA, which yields MGELVSLETHLASVLRESGPLAPVTVPIEQGLGLRLAADIVAVHALPTVDNSAMDGYAVRRASVAGASPAAPVRLRVVADIPAGSGDDPALRDGECARIMTGAPVPSDADAIVPFEATTLGTDIATAAPEAIDVTNEPRPAAHIRRRGEDIEPGELVLPAGARLGARAVAAAIAAGATTAVVVPRPRVAVVSTGDELLPAGAPLTRGRIPDSNSPLLAGLVTEAGAELARVERAGDEPGPFIDALYALARDVDVVITTGGVSVGAFDVVRIALEERGVEFHKVAMQPGKPQGFGRLARSDGEGRSGPLMFCLPGNPVSVFVSFEAFVRPALRALAGEVGPAHIERVGIASEGWRCPPGRLQLMPVRTLGVDGNGRSAIAPATAGGSGSHLVARLARADALAIAPADAADVRVGDELTIWEVLP from the coding sequence GCTCGCTGCCGACATCGTCGCCGTGCACGCGCTCCCGACCGTCGACAATTCGGCCATGGACGGCTACGCGGTTCGCCGGGCATCGGTCGCGGGTGCGAGCCCCGCTGCTCCGGTGCGACTGCGCGTGGTCGCCGACATCCCCGCGGGGAGTGGCGATGATCCGGCGCTCCGCGACGGCGAGTGCGCGCGGATCATGACCGGGGCGCCCGTGCCGTCAGACGCAGACGCCATTGTCCCGTTCGAGGCGACGACGCTCGGCACCGACATCGCGACCGCGGCGCCCGAGGCGATCGACGTGACGAACGAGCCGAGGCCCGCGGCGCACATCCGGCGCCGCGGCGAAGACATCGAACCGGGCGAGCTCGTCCTGCCCGCAGGAGCGCGGCTCGGCGCGCGCGCCGTCGCGGCGGCGATCGCGGCGGGTGCGACAACGGCGGTCGTCGTTCCGCGCCCTCGCGTCGCGGTCGTCTCGACGGGCGACGAGCTTCTGCCGGCCGGGGCGCCGCTCACTCGAGGGCGCATCCCCGACAGCAACAGCCCGCTGCTCGCCGGCCTCGTCACCGAGGCCGGTGCCGAACTCGCCCGCGTCGAGCGCGCCGGCGACGAACCGGGCCCCTTCATCGACGCGCTGTACGCGCTCGCCCGCGACGTCGACGTCGTCATCACGACCGGCGGCGTGAGCGTCGGCGCCTTCGACGTCGTGCGGATCGCGTTGGAAGAGCGCGGCGTCGAGTTCCACAAGGTCGCCATGCAGCCCGGCAAGCCGCAGGGCTTCGGCCGACTCGCACGCAGCGACGGTGAGGGCCGTTCGGGTCCGCTCATGTTCTGCCTCCCGGGCAATCCCGTGAGCGTGTTCGTGAGCTTCGAGGCCTTCGTCCGCCCAGCCCTGCGAGCTCTCGCGGGTGAGGTGGGGCCCGCGCACATCGAGCGCGTCGGCATCGCGTCCGAGGGTTGGCGGTGCCCACCCGGCCGTCTGCAGCTCATGCCCGTGCGCACGCTCGGCGTCGACGGCAACGGGCGCTCGGCCATCGCCCCGGCGACGGCCGGCGGTTCCGGCTCGCACCTGGTCGCACGACTCGCCAGGGCCGACGCGCTCGCCATCGCGCCCGCCGACGCCGCCGACGTCCGGGTGGGCGACGAACTCACGATCTGGGAGGTCCTTCCGTGA